A stretch of the Halomonas sp. BDJS001 genome encodes the following:
- a CDS encoding RHS repeat-associated core domain-containing protein: MTHTIDQILAVYRYSVDAAGSRLEQQQDKQQGLTDNRLTQLNGTRYDGLGRRISKTVRHTNGTTATTHYGWDGDRIVREETDNQRTTVVYEPGSFVPMLRIDDTEQGQVLSAYITDALGTPMQLVTPNGQPRWLAEPDDWAAVKNQRAVRNVTQPIRFQGQWHDEESGLYYNRHRYYDPQQGRYISQDPIGLNGGMNLYGYVTNPISMVDPLGLSGYGFHHLEPLSIPAGEAYGANMPAPTPEPAGQHMTGGDYRPGIGALFPSSMSAFVKDPQYAEALRYQGGTRNATIPAAAIAAEGPKVLAAAPFAIKTALGTGSAAAASANQFSLHAMCSVATVSPGAAVGMANPVVQQRAIDFIDSAVGGTSPTPDFYGAGGFLIDFISSPKEALR, encoded by the coding sequence ATGACTCACACTATCGACCAAATACTAGCCGTCTACCGCTACTCAGTGGACGCGGCAGGTAGTCGGTTAGAGCAGCAGCAAGACAAGCAGCAAGGGCTAACAGATAACCGCCTCACCCAACTCAACGGCACCCGCTACGACGGCCTGGGAAGACGCATCAGCAAAACCGTGCGCCATACCAACGGCACCACCGCCACCACCCACTACGGCTGGGACGGTGATCGCATCGTTAGGGAAGAAACCGACAATCAGCGCACCACTGTGGTCTACGAGCCGGGAAGTTTTGTGCCCATGCTGCGTATTGATGATACTGAACAAGGCCAAGTACTCAGCGCCTATATCACCGATGCCCTGGGCACGCCCATGCAACTGGTCACCCCCAACGGCCAACCCCGCTGGTTAGCCGAACCCGACGACTGGGCAGCGGTCAAAAACCAGCGCGCCGTGCGCAACGTCACCCAACCGATCCGGTTCCAGGGGCAGTGGCACGATGAAGAGAGTGGGCTTTACTACAACCGCCACCGTTATTATGACCCGCAGCAAGGTAGGTATATTAGCCAGGATCCGATTGGACTCAACGGTGGTATGAATTTGTATGGCTATGTCACTAACCCAATAAGCATGGTGGATCCGTTGGGGTTGAGTGGCTATGGCTTCCATCATTTAGAACCGCTTAGCATTCCAGCGGGTGAAGCCTATGGTGCTAATATGCCAGCTCCTACACCAGAACCTGCGGGACAGCACATGACAGGTGGGGATTACCGTCCCGGTATTGGTGCATTATTCCCATCCAGCATGTCAGCCTTTGTGAAAGATCCACAATACGCAGAAGCACTGAGATACCAAGGAGGAACACGCAATGCAACCATCCCCGCAGCAGCCATTGCTGCTGAAGGGCCAAAGGTATTAGCCGCCGCACCCTTTGCTATAAAAACGGCGTTAGGAACTGGTAGCGCTGCTGCCGCAAGCGCCAATCAGTTCAGCCTACATGCGATGTGCAGCGTTGCGACTGTATCGCCGGGTGCAGCAGTAGGGATGGCTAATCCAGTAGTTCAGCAAAGGGCTATTGATTTCATTGATAGCGCTGTGGGAGGAACTAGTCCTACTCCGGACTTTTATGGTGCTGGCGGTTTTTTAATAGACTTCATCTCAAGCCCCAAAGAGGCCTTGAGATGA